The window AAAATTTGATACAAGACACTTGCATTTAAAAAACAGATTATTTAATATAATAATTGTGTTAGCACTCAACATGGGCGAGTGCTAATAATCGACAAAATATCCATTTGATAATTACATGAGGAGGGTGTTTCACTTGTTAAAGCCTTTAGGTGAACGCGTTATCATCGAACTTGTTGAAACTGAAGAAAAAACTGCAAGCGGAATCGTGCTGCCGGATTCTGCAAAAGAAAAACCGCAGGAAGGCAAAGTGGTTGCAGTGGGTTCCGGCCGTCTGAATGAAGACGGAGAACGTGTTGCTCTTGAACTGAAAGAAGGCGACCTCGTGGTATTCTCGAAATATGCGGGCACTGAAGTGAAATACGAAGGTACCGAGTATTTGATCATGCGTGAAGACGACATTCTTGCAGTTATCGGCTAATTTGATAAAACAGATTCTACATATTCAAGGAGGTCTTTGAAAATATGGCAAAAGAAATTAAGTTTAGCGAAGAAGCGCGCCGTGCCATGCTGCGCGGGGTGGATTCCCTTGCAAATGCTGTTAAAGTAACGCTTGGACCAAAAGGACGCAACGTGGTTCTTGAGAAAAAATACGGTTCACCGCTTATCACAAATGACGGTGTGACAATCGCAAAAGAAATCGAGCTTGAAGATGCATTTGAAAACATGGGTGCGAAGCTTGTTGCTGAAGTGGCAAGCAAAACAAACGAAATCGCCGGTGACGGTACAACGACTGCGACTGTCCTTGCCCAGGCGATGATCACAGAAGGCCTGAAGAACGTCACTTCCGGCGCCAACCCGATGGGCGTGCGCAAAGGCATCGAAAAAGCGACCAGGTCTGCTGTTGAAGAGCTCAAGAAAATTTCCAAGCCGATCGAAGGCAAAGAATCAATCGCACAGGTTGCGGCGATTTCTTCCGCTGACAACGAAGTCGGCCAATTGATCGCTGAAGCGATGGAGCGTGTCGGCAACGACGGCGTCATCACAATCGAAGAATCCAAAGGCTTCAACACTGAGCTTGAAGTCGTTGAAGGCATGCAGTTCGACCGCGGCTATGCTTCACCTTACATGGTGACAGATTCCGATAAAATGGAAGCGGTCCTTGATAATCCGTACATCCTGATCACAGATAAGAAGATCGGAAACATCCAGGAAGTCCTTCCTGTCCTTGAACAAGTTGTCCAGCAGGGCAAGCCGATCCTGATCATCGCTGAAGATGTGGAAGGCGAAGCGCTTGCGACACTCGTTGTCAACAAGCTGCGCGGCACATTCAACGCAGTTGCTGTCAAAGCACCTGGCTTCGGTGACCGCCGTAAAGCAATGCTTGAAGACATCTCCACACTTACCGGCGGGGAAGTCATCACAGAAGATCTTGGCCTTGACCTTAAGTCTGCCAACATCACGCAGCTTGGACGCGCTGCTAAAGTTGTCGTTACAAAAGAAAACACAACAATCGTCGAAGGTGCCGGCGACACTGAAAAAATCGGTGCCCGCGTCAACCAGATCCGCACGCAGCTCGAAGAAACAACTTCCGAGTTCGACCGTGAAAAACTGCAGGAGCGCCTTGCCAAGCTTGCCGGCGGCGTAGCCGTCATCAAAGTCGGTGCAGCTACTGAAACCGAACTGAAAGAACGCAAGCTCCGCATTGAAGATGCCCTGAACTCCACTCGTGCGGCAGTCGAAGAAGGCATCGTATCCGGCGGTGGTACAGCACTAGTGAACATTTACAACAATGTGGCCGGAATCGAAGCAGAAGGCGACGAAGCAACAGGCATCAACATCGTCCTGCGCGCACTTGAAGAGCCGGTCCGCCAGATCGCCCACAACGCCGGACTTGAAGGCTCTGTCGTCGTTGAACGCCTCAAGCACGAAGACATCGGCATCGGCTTCAACGCTGCCACTGGCGAATGGGTGAACATGATCGAAGCAGGTATCGTTGACCCGACAAAAGTTACACGATCCGCACTCCAAAACGCTGCATCCGTATCCGCGATGTTCCTGACAACTGAAGCAGTTGTTGCTGACATCCCGGAAGAGAATGATGGCGGCGGCATGCCTGATATGGGTGGCATGGGCGGAATGGGCGGCATGATGTAATAAGTGCCCCCTCAACCCTTGATAGATAAGGCTTTGTTGGTAAGGTGAGATTGGTCTGCTAACATTTTGCTAACATTGAGGATATTAACGGAGGCTTCTCATGAGTTCAGCGAACTTTTGAGAGGCTTCTTTTTTTATTTCTTCGGTTACATTGAGATGGGCATTTTTCGTAATTTGATCATCTGTATGACTTAGACCCTTGGCTGTTTTTAAAACAGGACAAGCTCTTCTTTTTAGTTACTTGGGAACTTATACTTCTTCCAATTGTTCAATTGTTTGTTTATCCATCTTTAAGCAATCTCTGTAGGGTTTTTATAAATCAACTCCAGCTCTAGTGCTTTTCGAAAAAGGTCCTGCCTGTTCGATAGAACCATTCCCTTGTATTGTGAAAAAATTGAAGACATATTATTATCTTTTAACCAAATAACTACAATTTTTGGTAAAATAGAATTAGGATTATCAATCTTTGTATAAAAATGTTAATAATTTAAATATAATGTTTTATTTAAAATAAGAGAGCCAAAGGTAGAAATTTTGGTATGGGAGAGTGGCAGGAATAGACTTATCTTTTTTATAAGCAATAGATATACTTTTATTATGGGGGAATGATATGCAAAAATTAAAAGAAATTGTTAAAGATAAGGATTACTGGAAAAATGTTTGGGCTGTTCCTGGGGGATTATTCGGTATTGCTACAACAGTATATACTTTTGTTGAATTCGATGAAGGTTTTAACAAATTTTATATTTTACTTGGATTAGTAGGTATTTCTATTTTATATATCCTGTTAGACTTATTGAAAAATACAAGGTTAAAAGAAACCAAATTAATTGTAGATGGGTCAGAAATTGTAGTAAAAACAGGAGATATTTTCAAATTTCCTCGAAATATCTATAAAGTAATTGCTTTTAATGAATTTTTTGATACTAAAGTAGATGACAAAATAATATCTAAATCATCTTTAAACGGACAGTATTTAAATTACTTTTATGAAAACACATCAGATTTAGATGAAAGAATTTATCAAGACCAACGAATGCAGAATAGAATTGTTGAAAAAAATGTAGAACGACCCTTAGGTGGAAAACATACTCGCTATCGTTTAGGGTCTATTTTTAAAGATAAAGATTTTTTTCTTGTGGCATTTTCAAAATTTAATGATGAGAATGAAGCTAATTTAAAACTGCATGAATATGCTAACTGCTTGATCCACTTCTGGAATGAAGTAAATAGTCTTTATGCTCAACAAGAAGTTGTTGTTCCTTTGTTAGGTTCTGGTATAACAAGACATAAGGACTTTAATGCTACTCCTCATCAATTGCTAGAAGTTATGCTTTGGACTTTTAAAATTAGCAAGGTTAAATTTAGAGAACCTTCTAAAGTTACTATCCTTCTTCATGGATCCCATCATAAAAGTATCAATTATTATAAATTAAAGGAGTTTGAAAAAAATGGCATATAAAAATGGCAATTATTCAGCTTTTTATGTCAGTGAGCCTTTTAGTGAGAGTAATCTGGGTGCATCTGCCACAAAAGATTTTTCATCTTATAATATGTTAAGGGCTTGGAAAGGCGCAGAGAGTAGTTTTCCATTTAATGACTCCCATAATAAAAACTATAACGTTAGGGACGGAAGTGACTGGGAAAGAACTTTGAAACCTCGTTTACATGAAAGACTAAATAATTCAAAGAATATAATATTGTTTTTAAGTAGTATTACAAAAAATAGTAAAGCATTGCGTGAAGAAATCAACTATGGAGTAAATACGAAGGGATTGCCAGTAATTGTTGTTTATCCTGAATATCAAAATAAAAGTGATATTATAAATTGTAGAACAAATACCATAAAAAGTGAGATCAAGAACTTATGGGATAAACTACCTGCTTTTCGAAATACTATGTACAAGGTTCCTACCATTCATTTACCATATAAAAAAGATTTAATTAAAAAGGCGTTAAACGATAAAGATTTTATGATAAATTCACAATGTAATGCTGGTGTTTACTTTTATGAATGCTAAAGTAGGCAAATAATAACTAATACACTAATATTATTTTATTTGCTTTAGAGGGTGAATAATCTTAATAAGTTACTAAATCATATCAAACGGGACGTGCGATTACCGATATTCCATGTATTTCCACATACATTTAAGTATGAGAATAGAAGATAAAGAAATAAAAGAAATTATCGACATTCAGGCAATTCCAAAAGGTGAAATAAGAAGTGCGTTATATTTAAGGAGAAACTTTGGGATTTTTAAACTCAGATGCTTAATCATAACAACACCCCTGAATTGTCCGGTTCGTTCAATCCAGCCTACAATTTAGTGGTATTCTAAGGCATAAATCCGAGACCTTGTTTTAGATGATAGAATATAAAATCTATCCAATTATAGTAACTTAATTAAACCATGGTATTTGGCTTTTTGACATAACAGGTGTGAGTCTAATTGATTGAAGTTGCTTATCGTTTTTTTGATGAAAGATAATTATATTAGGATTTGACATGTTAATATTTTCATTCATTTTAAAAGTGAGATCTATAGTAAATCCTGCTTTCAACCCACCTGGAAAATTTAATAGAAAAGCATTTAATTTTCGTGCAGAAACTGTAACACTATTTTCAGTAAAACCTGTCTCATACATGTTTGCATTTGCCGTAAACTTGGCTTGGTTTTTATTGAGGTTTGTGGCTGCTATAATACATCCACTTGGCTCGAAAAATCTCTTGGGCCGAATGAAAAAGCGGTACGTATTACGATCCTCTTCATAATAGTAGCCTTCTAAATTCCTGAAAGTAGGTATATCTTTTCTGTATTTTTCTACTTCTGGTGATACAATTTCTCTTATTTGCTGTAAAGTAGCATCAATACCGTTAGTGCTCATATCGAGGTAACTTAAAGCTGATATAATTACCGGAACATCTACTTGGTCTGCTCTTATTGGTATGAATTCCATATCTTTAGACCGTGCTTTTAATGCGTTAGTCCATTCAAGAGATACCATTTTGCTTTTTAAGCTATTCTCGGTTATGAAGAAAAAGAAAAACCTAGATTTTTCTAATCCTTCATTCATCTTTTCAATGATGTTTTCTCCGGGTTTAATTGACCAATCGTCATAGAATACGTTTTCTTCTCCATAAGTTTTCTCCAAAGCATAAGCAATTGGACTTACAATTTCTTTATCATTATGCTGATGACTTAAAAATATCATCTCTCCACCCCTTAATAATACTTTTGAACACAAATAAATCCCTTAAATTGGAATATTAATATTTTAATATTATCATATTTTCTAATTTTTGAGAGTGAATTTTATAACAATGTGTATTTATTTTATTGGGAGATTATTTATTTGAAGGGACAGTGAATCTGTCCCTCTGTCCTTAAACTCTGAGAGCAAAGGGACAGGTAACTTGTCCCTTTATTTGGAAGACAGTATACCTGTCTATATAGCTATAAAGATTGTATAGGAGATGATTAAAATGTGGCTCACATCAAAAGAAATAAAATCTATAGATAACTATTCTTCATTAATTGGCCGGTTAATGTTAATAAGTCAGAAATATGAATTCACATGTAAAGAAATGATAAAATGGCTTGAGCTTATATCTAAATTAGAAGGAGAAGAATTAGAATTTCTGAGTAAGGAATATCTAAATTATGTCGATAAACTAAATGGTTTATTATTAGGTAAATCTATAAAAACTTTACACAGAAACCAAAAGCTCTTTAATATATCAGATGAGCAAATAAGTATTCTCAATAATGGAAGGACCTCACGTAATTGGATTGTTCATCAGTCAGGCAAAAATCTAATTTTTAAAAGCGAACTTTTAAAAGAGGACTATATTAATTTTAGAAAGCATGTTATTAATTTAGGAAGAGCTGATTTTATGGTTTCGAAATGGAGTTATGAATTTCATGAAAAAGAGCCTTACAATTATATTGGGGAAGATAACTATACTAGAATGCTATTAGAGTGGGTATTTAATTGAATTTATTAATATAAAAAAGTGAAAAGTCATGGAGATAAAGTTTCAATGACAAATAACGAATATACTGCTGCTCATAAAAATGGTGACAATTATTTTCTTTGTATTATATATGAAGAGAGTAAAGATATAGTGTTTGAGTATTCAAAATCCACTGGAGGATTAAAACTAGAAAAAATAGTACCCTAGTAGTAATGGATTTGTGAGGAATACGAGGGGCATATGTTCAGAGTAAGTAGTGATTAGCAAGTTGAACGTTTAACACCAATAGCACTGGCAAAATATTATATGTGTGATCAACAGATTCAATATGCTAACATTTTGCTAACACAATCCCATAAAAAAGGGTAAACCACTGTTAAAGATTTTACAGTCAACAATATCTAAAAAGTTGGTTTACTGCGCTTTTTACACGTCTCGTTAACGATATTACACACTCTCACCTAAGGGGTGGCATAAAGTAAGATGCTTGTCCAATAAATACAGGAAATACCAGGAGCTGAGGGGTGTCCCTTCAGCTCCTTTTCATTATTATTTAATAGTGCCTTACACCTGTACATGCCAAAAGATAGTTTCGATAAATCTCGAAAAGTGACTGGCATTTCTTTTTATGACTAGGCGCTCATATTCAAGATATAATGACCAATTTTTAGTAGATTAGATGTATAATAAATAAGAGGGACACTAAACGGCTGTTCCAATTACAATTTATAAAAGCAAAAATTTTTTATTTGATGCAAAGAATTTCAAGAGGCAGTTTCTGGCTGGCTATGATACATATGTATCCGTTTATGTTAAAAAGTTTGTTAATAATAAATAAAAAAGGGGGATTCTTTATGAATGAAGAGTTCAAGGAATTGTTAAATCAAGAAGGGATTAGCGATTTAGAAAACCCAACGGAAGCAGATATAAAAAAAATAGCGGAACTATTACCGGAATTAGAAGTTAATGAAAAATTAGATAAAACTATAATACAAGAATACTATAAATTTGTGGCAGGAGTACTTCCTAATATTTTAAAAACAGTAAATGACTTAGCTTCAAAAAATTTAGGCAAAGATGTTATAAACTCATTTAACAAAAGAATAGACACATTAAATAAAAGATATGAAACTGAAAAAGATACGGAAATATTGAGATTAATTCAACAAGAGATTTCTTCTATATATGACAGAATTGAAAAAGAATCCGATAAACAAAGAGCTTGGATAACAAAATTAGCATTAGGGACAATGGGGACAGTTGTAATTCTTGGAGGAGTTATGGTAGGAGTCAAAAATAAGGATGCGGGTAAAAAAATTGTTGAAGAAGGAATGAAAGTGATAAAGGGATAAAGAGGGGAAGGTTGAAAAAAATAATATCCTTCTTAGTACCAAGAGAAGCTTTTCAAAAGTTGAAAAACTTAGGGAAGCTTCTTTTTATTTGTTTACTTTGAGCATATCATCCAAAAAGCCAATTATCCAAGGTGATGTAAAGCCAGTATTAATATATGGAGTGAATTATTGGAAAAACGATGGAAAAAAGGATAGTTACCTAGATGGTAAAATTGAATTATACTGTAGGAAAGAGTCTAGTGATAGAGGTGAAAGCATGCAGCAAGGCCTTCAAAAGAAGATTAAAGAAGCTACATACTTGACCGCCGATAAAGCATGGAGTTATCGGCCGATTTTAAGGTATTTTTATATACAGCATGAGCGGATGCGGGAGTTTTTGTTTCCGGATGAAATCTATGAATATCTTAGCCAGTTCCCTGAGTTCAGTGATTATTCGGTGGAGTCGCTTCATCAGGATCTGGACTCGCTGGTCAAATGGGGGAATTTGATTGCGAGCCAGGAACACCGAAAGGCCAAGACTATTGATGAATATAAGAAGAAAAGCTTCCGCTACCAGTGCACTCCTTATACGGTAGAGTTTGAGCGGATGCTGATGCAGCTTGAAAATATGGGGGAAACTTTTGGCGGGTCGCTTGAAAGGACTCAGTTTGAGAGGCTCTATCAAGTTCTTTCATCGATTGCCGGAACAGTCAAAAAGGCGGATTCTGAACCGGATGAGGAATGTGCACAGGTGTGGGACGATGCCATGACTTATTTCCGCCAGATCACCCAGAACACCTCCGATTATATTGCTTATATACATAGCGAAGAAGTGGCCGAGCGGATGAAGACGGAAGCGTTTATTGCCTATAAAGATCAGTTCACGACGTATTTGAGAGACTTCATTATTGCGCTTCAGAGAACGGCCATGCAAATACAGGATCTCCTTTCAAGTTTGACTGTGGAAGAGATGGAACCATTTTTCAACCAGGTGATCAGGCATCATGAGCAGGCCTTTCGTTTTGAGGAAGAACTGAGGCTGGATCCGATGGAGGACTTAAAAGAAAAATGGCTTAACTTGAAGGCGTGGTTCCTTGGAAATAAACACGGGGAGAGCGAATTTGAGCGTCTTGAAAGCAGGACGAATGAAGCGATCCGCAGGATAACCAGGATTGTCCAGCGCCTGGGGGAAAGGCATCAGCAATTCCGGAGCAGGAAGAACGACTACCTTCATCTTGCCAAATGGTTCGACGGTATGGATTCAATTGAAGAAGCGCATAAGTTGTCTTCTGTGGCTTTCGGGGTCTTTCATACCCGTCATCTTCATTCTGACCAGGTGCCAACCGAGGATATTTACATGGATATCTGGGAAGAGAAGCCGATGGTGCATCAGACGAAGCCGAGGATCCGTCAGTATCGGGAAAAAACGCGTGCCGGTGCAATAGAGGATAACAAAGAGAAGATCGAAACGATGAAGAGGATTCATCTGGAAAAGCGCCAGCGCGAAAAGGAGATCATCGAGCAGTATATCCAGGGGGGAGAAATCTCAATAAGAGAACTTCCGGAAGTGGAAGCTCACGTCCGGAAACTGTTATTGGCATGGATCGGAAAGGCGATGGCGAGAAAAGACAGAGTCGTGAAAACGGAGTTCGGCAAAAAAGTGAAAGTCACACTAAATTCGGATGAACGGGTAATCTTGAAATCCGAGGATGGAATCCTTGAAATGCCGAATGCAGTATTCCTTTTTTCTGAAGATGAGGTGAATGTGTAATGGAAGAAGCGGTTCAATTTGATGAAAAGACAGAGGAAGCGCTCGGGATTCTTTTTGAGCAGTTTTGGGTGCTTCGTTCCGAAGAACCGGCCCTTTATCACCTGATCCGGGAACGGGAACACCGATTGAAGAGATACTTAACCGAAAAATTCGGGTTTGATTTACTTGTGCACCAGC of the Bacillus marinisedimentorum genome contains:
- a CDS encoding toll/interleukin-1 receptor domain-containing protein yields the protein MIFLSHQHNDKEIVSPIAYALEKTYGEENVFYDDWSIKPGENIIEKMNEGLEKSRFFFFFITENSLKSKMVSLEWTNALKARSKDMEFIPIRADQVDVPVIISALSYLDMSTNGIDATLQQIREIVSPEVEKYRKDIPTFRNLEGYYYEEDRNTYRFFIRPKRFFEPSGCIIAATNLNKNQAKFTANANMYETGFTENSVTVSARKLNAFLLNFPGGLKAGFTIDLTFKMNENINMSNPNIIIFHQKNDKQLQSIRLTPVMSKSQIPWFN
- the groES gene encoding co-chaperone GroES, which encodes MLKPLGERVIIELVETEEKTASGIVLPDSAKEKPQEGKVVAVGSGRLNEDGERVALELKEGDLVVFSKYAGTEVKYEGTEYLIMREDDILAVIG
- the groL gene encoding chaperonin GroEL (60 kDa chaperone family; promotes refolding of misfolded polypeptides especially under stressful conditions; forms two stacked rings of heptamers to form a barrel-shaped 14mer; ends can be capped by GroES; misfolded proteins enter the barrel where they are refolded when GroES binds) is translated as MAKEIKFSEEARRAMLRGVDSLANAVKVTLGPKGRNVVLEKKYGSPLITNDGVTIAKEIELEDAFENMGAKLVAEVASKTNEIAGDGTTTATVLAQAMITEGLKNVTSGANPMGVRKGIEKATRSAVEELKKISKPIEGKESIAQVAAISSADNEVGQLIAEAMERVGNDGVITIEESKGFNTELEVVEGMQFDRGYASPYMVTDSDKMEAVLDNPYILITDKKIGNIQEVLPVLEQVVQQGKPILIIAEDVEGEALATLVVNKLRGTFNAVAVKAPGFGDRRKAMLEDISTLTGGEVITEDLGLDLKSANITQLGRAAKVVVTKENTTIVEGAGDTEKIGARVNQIRTQLEETTSEFDREKLQERLAKLAGGVAVIKVGAATETELKERKLRIEDALNSTRAAVEEGIVSGGGTALVNIYNNVAGIEAEGDEATGINIVLRALEEPVRQIAHNAGLEGSVVVERLKHEDIGIGFNAATGEWVNMIEAGIVDPTKVTRSALQNAASVSAMFLTTEAVVADIPEENDGGGMPDMGGMGGMGGMM
- a CDS encoding TIGR02677 family protein: MQQGLQKKIKEATYLTADKAWSYRPILRYFYIQHERMREFLFPDEIYEYLSQFPEFSDYSVESLHQDLDSLVKWGNLIASQEHRKAKTIDEYKKKSFRYQCTPYTVEFERMLMQLENMGETFGGSLERTQFERLYQVLSSIAGTVKKADSEPDEECAQVWDDAMTYFRQITQNTSDYIAYIHSEEVAERMKTEAFIAYKDQFTTYLRDFIIALQRTAMQIQDLLSSLTVEEMEPFFNQVIRHHEQAFRFEEELRLDPMEDLKEKWLNLKAWFLGNKHGESEFERLESRTNEAIRRITRIVQRLGERHQQFRSRKNDYLHLAKWFDGMDSIEEAHKLSSVAFGVFHTRHLHSDQVPTEDIYMDIWEEKPMVHQTKPRIRQYREKTRAGAIEDNKEKIETMKRIHLEKRQREKEIIEQYIQGGEISIRELPEVEAHVRKLLLAWIGKAMARKDRVVKTEFGKKVKVTLNSDERVILKSEDGILEMPNAVFLFSEDEVNV
- a CDS encoding TIR domain-containing protein, coding for MAYKNGNYSAFYVSEPFSESNLGASATKDFSSYNMLRAWKGAESSFPFNDSHNKNYNVRDGSDWERTLKPRLHERLNNSKNIILFLSSITKNSKALREEINYGVNTKGLPVIVVYPEYQNKSDIINCRTNTIKSEIKNLWDKLPAFRNTMYKVPTIHLPYKKDLIKKALNDKDFMINSQCNAGVYFYEC
- a CDS encoding macro domain-containing protein, whose translation is MQKLKEIVKDKDYWKNVWAVPGGLFGIATTVYTFVEFDEGFNKFYILLGLVGISILYILLDLLKNTRLKETKLIVDGSEIVVKTGDIFKFPRNIYKVIAFNEFFDTKVDDKIISKSSLNGQYLNYFYENTSDLDERIYQDQRMQNRIVEKNVERPLGGKHTRYRLGSIFKDKDFFLVAFSKFNDENEANLKLHEYANCLIHFWNEVNSLYAQQEVVVPLLGSGITRHKDFNATPHQLLEVMLWTFKISKVKFREPSKVTILLHGSHHKSINYYKLKEFEKNGI